A single window of Chitinophaga sp. XS-30 DNA harbors:
- a CDS encoding PmoA family protein, protein MKYLFCILITAFAFTASRAQRIAELTVHTNGSMPGTDIPVSINLDGITLLPETAITLVEVKNGKRLPVACQIENKGRRTLYWIIHRDDPKTSKRVFELVKGTPRETAPSVQVTKETGALVISAGQKKLLQYNYKTHYPPAGADTAFKRSGFIHPLWTPHGQALTRINPPDHYHHYGLWNPWTKVLFEGETVDFWNLKDKKGTVRFADFVSLEQGAVYGGYQVLHQHVVFKKDGSEKIAINELQSVRIYQPSAFQDYYLADVTIQLNCAAGSPVVLQEYRYGGLGWRATADWNKHNSEMLTSEGNTRKDADGSKARWVIVQGSLGQDYGGAVMMSYPVNYNYPEPLRIWPENIMPDGDVYANFSPTKDMDWTLEPGHDYVLKYRFLVFNGKFDQKKAEAAWQYFAHPPEISVKQ, encoded by the coding sequence ATGAAATATCTTTTTTGCATACTGATAACCGCTTTCGCCTTTACGGCATCCCGCGCGCAAAGAATAGCGGAATTGACCGTTCATACAAACGGGTCAATGCCGGGCACGGATATTCCCGTTAGTATAAACCTGGACGGGATAACGCTTTTGCCCGAAACCGCGATCACACTGGTGGAAGTGAAAAACGGGAAACGGCTGCCGGTGGCCTGCCAGATCGAAAACAAAGGCAGGCGGACCTTGTACTGGATCATTCACCGGGACGATCCAAAGACTTCAAAACGGGTATTTGAATTGGTGAAAGGAACGCCCAGAGAAACGGCCCCATCGGTACAGGTTACAAAAGAAACGGGTGCATTGGTGATCAGCGCCGGTCAAAAAAAATTACTGCAATACAATTACAAAACGCATTATCCCCCTGCGGGAGCAGACACGGCCTTTAAACGCAGCGGGTTTATTCATCCGCTGTGGACACCGCACGGACAGGCTCTGACGCGCATCAATCCCCCCGATCATTATCACCACTACGGATTATGGAACCCATGGACAAAGGTGCTGTTCGAAGGCGAGACGGTTGATTTCTGGAACCTGAAGGATAAAAAAGGGACGGTTCGTTTTGCGGATTTTGTATCTCTCGAACAGGGTGCGGTGTACGGCGGTTACCAGGTCTTGCATCAGCATGTTGTATTTAAAAAGGACGGGAGTGAAAAAATAGCCATCAATGAGCTGCAGTCCGTCCGTATTTATCAGCCTTCAGCTTTTCAGGATTATTACCTGGCCGATGTTACCATACAGCTTAACTGTGCTGCCGGCAGCCCGGTTGTTCTGCAGGAATACCGCTATGGCGGGTTAGGATGGCGGGCCACAGCGGACTGGAACAAGCACAACAGTGAAATGCTCACCTCTGAAGGAAATACCCGTAAAGATGCAGATGGTTCAAAGGCCCGTTGGGTGATCGTTCAGGGAAGCCTCGGCCAGGATTATGGCGGAGCGGTAATGATGTCATATCCCGTCAACTACAATTATCCCGAACCACTTCGGATATGGCCCGAGAATATCATGCCCGATGGCGATGTTTACGCAAATTTTTCGCCTACAAAGGATATGGACTGGACATTGGA